A region of Mesorhizobium sp. M3A.F.Ca.ET.080.04.2.1 DNA encodes the following proteins:
- a CDS encoding PhoX family phosphatase encodes MTDSPETRFRTSQLEDNDGPPVNPTDNRTMGEIIAARFSRRGFLKGSLAISAIAATVSPLALVAADEARAGEASAFKFDELEAGIDDKHHVAPGYDADVLLRWGDPLFADSPDFDPTKQSADAQAKQFGYNNDYVGYIAIDGSAEHGLLVVNHEYTNPHLMFPGIVKIVDKDGKKTAEVAPLSKEQVDVEMAAHGGTIVEIRKEGGKWQVVRDGKLNRRITSNTEMALSGPVAGHDRVKTNADPSGTKVIGTLNNCAGGVTPWGTYVMAEENIHGYFSGDLPEGHREAANYKRLGIPEGAYEWGAHYDRFNLAKEPNEANRFGWIVEVDVNDPNSVPRKRTAMGRFKHEGAESIVAKDGRVVFYLGDDERFDYVYKFVTKGAFNANDRAANMNLLDDGTLHVAKFAEDGTVEWMPIVFGEGPLTGENGFASQADVLIETRRAADLLGATKMDRPEDIQPNAGNGKVYVMLTNNSKRKADQVDAANPRAANAFGHIIEIVEDGGDFAAAKGKWEVLLKCGDPSVADVGATFSTATTANGWFGMPDNCAVDSAGRLWVATDGQGPKATGRTDGLWAVDTEGAARATSKLFFRVPIGAEMCGPLFAPNDQTAFVAVQHPGDGGEDWEGFGRPSYYEDPSTRWPDFKPDMPVRPSVVAITRQGGGKIAV; translated from the coding sequence ATGACCGATTCCCCTGAAACCCGCTTCCGCACCAGCCAGCTCGAGGACAATGACGGTCCGCCCGTCAATCCCACCGACAACCGCACCATGGGCGAGATCATTGCCGCGCGGTTCTCGCGCCGCGGCTTCCTCAAGGGATCCCTGGCCATTTCGGCCATTGCCGCCACCGTCAGCCCGCTCGCGCTGGTCGCAGCCGACGAAGCGCGTGCCGGTGAGGCTTCCGCCTTCAAGTTCGACGAGCTCGAGGCCGGCATCGACGACAAGCACCATGTCGCGCCGGGCTACGATGCCGATGTGCTCTTGCGCTGGGGCGATCCGCTCTTTGCCGATTCACCGGACTTCGACCCGACCAAGCAGTCGGCCGATGCTCAGGCCAAACAGTTCGGCTACAACAACGACTATGTCGGCTACATCGCTATCGACGGCTCGGCCGAGCACGGACTGCTGGTCGTCAACCACGAATACACCAACCCGCACCTGATGTTTCCCGGCATCGTCAAGATCGTCGACAAGGACGGCAAGAAGACCGCCGAGGTCGCGCCGCTGAGCAAGGAGCAGGTCGATGTCGAGATGGCCGCCCACGGCGGCACCATTGTCGAGATCCGCAAGGAGGGCGGCAAATGGCAGGTCGTGCGCGACGGCAAGCTCAACCGCCGCATCACCTCCAACACCGAGATGGCGCTCTCCGGCCCCGTCGCCGGCCACGACCGCGTCAAGACCAATGCCGATCCGTCCGGCACCAAGGTCATCGGCACCCTCAACAATTGCGCCGGCGGCGTCACGCCCTGGGGCACCTATGTGATGGCCGAGGAAAACATCCACGGCTATTTCTCGGGCGACCTGCCGGAGGGTCACAGGGAAGCGGCCAACTACAAGCGGCTCGGCATTCCGGAAGGCGCCTATGAATGGGGCGCGCATTACGACCGCTTCAATCTCGCCAAGGAGCCGAACGAAGCCAATCGCTTCGGCTGGATCGTCGAGGTCGACGTCAACGACCCGAATTCGGTGCCGCGGAAGCGCACGGCCATGGGCCGCTTCAAGCATGAGGGCGCCGAATCGATCGTCGCCAAGGACGGCCGCGTCGTCTTCTATCTCGGCGACGACGAGCGCTTCGACTATGTCTACAAGTTCGTCACCAAGGGCGCGTTCAACGCAAACGACCGTGCCGCCAACATGAACCTGCTCGACGACGGCACGCTGCATGTCGCCAAGTTCGCCGAGGACGGCACCGTCGAATGGATGCCGATCGTGTTCGGTGAAGGTCCGCTGACGGGAGAGAACGGCTTCGCCAGCCAGGCCGACGTGCTGATCGAGACGCGCCGCGCCGCCGACCTGCTCGGCGCCACCAAGATGGACCGGCCGGAAGACATCCAGCCCAATGCCGGCAACGGCAAGGTCTATGTCATGCTGACCAACAATTCGAAGCGCAAGGCCGACCAGGTCGACGCCGCCAACCCGCGCGCCGCAAACGCCTTTGGCCACATCATCGAGATCGTCGAGGACGGCGGCGACTTCGCCGCCGCCAAGGGCAAATGGGAAGTGCTGCTGAAATGCGGCGATCCTTCCGTGGCCGATGTCGGCGCCACCTTCTCGACCGCCACCACCGCCAATGGTTGGTTCGGCATGCCGGACAATTGCGCGGTCGATTCGGCCGGCCGGCTCTGGGTCGCGACCGACGGCCAGGGCCCGAAGGCCACCGGCCGTACCGACGGCCTCTGGGCCGTGGATACCGAAGGCGCCGCGCGGGCGACCTCGAAGCTGTTCTTCCGCGTGCCGATCGGCGCCGAAATGTGCGGCCCGCTGTTCGCGCCCAACGACCAGACCGCCTTCGTCGCCGTCCAGCATCCGGGCGACGGCGGCGAGGACTGGGAAGGCTTCGGCCGCCCGTCCTACTACGAGGACCCATCGACGCGCTGGCCGGACTTCAAGCCGGACATGCCAGTGCGGCCTTCGGTCGTCGCCATCACCAGGCAGGGCGGCGGCAAAATCGCCGTCTGA
- a CDS encoding phosphatase PAP2 family protein gives MKSAASALLNKIEFPVLLAGLVIAGGLWGLLELMEVARATTPHGFDTDILLAFRHAGQPDSPIGPAWLEGAVRDITALGSTSVLVLITGAVIIYLLLIRRPTTALFVFVAVAGGQVVSSLLKFEVDRPRPDLVSHLVDETSLSFPSGHAMLSAITYLTLGSLAARFLPDRTTKIFVLCLAVLITVLVGTSRVYLGVHWPSDVLAGWCAGFAWAMLCWLAARLLQRRKVVTDSE, from the coding sequence ATGAAATCCGCCGCAAGCGCGCTGCTCAACAAGATCGAGTTTCCGGTGCTTCTGGCCGGGCTGGTGATCGCCGGCGGGCTATGGGGATTGCTGGAGCTGATGGAGGTGGCGCGGGCAACGACGCCACATGGCTTCGACACTGATATCCTGCTCGCTTTCCGCCATGCCGGACAGCCGGACAGTCCGATCGGCCCGGCGTGGCTGGAAGGGGCGGTGCGCGACATCACCGCGCTCGGCAGCACCAGCGTGCTGGTGCTGATCACCGGCGCTGTCATCATCTATCTTCTGCTGATCCGCCGGCCGACGACGGCGCTCTTTGTGTTCGTGGCGGTGGCGGGCGGCCAAGTCGTTTCCAGCTTGCTCAAGTTCGAAGTTGACAGGCCGCGGCCCGACCTCGTCTCGCATCTGGTCGACGAGACTTCGCTGTCCTTCCCGAGCGGCCATGCCATGCTGTCGGCAATCACCTATCTCACGCTCGGCTCGCTGGCGGCGCGGTTCCTGCCGGACCGGACCACAAAGATCTTCGTCCTGTGCCTCGCCGTGCTGATCACGGTGCTGGTCGGCACCAGCCGGGTCTATCTCGGCGTGCATTGGCCGTCGGATGTGCTTGCCGGGTGGTGCGCGGGCTTCGCCTGGGCCATGCTGTGCTGGCTTGCCGCGCGCCTGCTGCAGCGGCGCAAGGTGGTGACCGACAGCGAGTAG
- a CDS encoding helix-turn-helix domain-containing protein: MITAAQMRAARALAGIDQKTLAERAGVSLPTIQRMEASEGVVRGVVDTLMKVIQALEEAGVELIGENQASERGGRGVRLKATVAQNSQG; the protein is encoded by the coding sequence ATGATTACTGCCGCGCAGATGCGCGCCGCGAGGGCGTTGGCCGGTATCGACCAGAAAACGCTTGCCGAACGAGCCGGCGTTTCGCTTCCAACGATCCAACGCATGGAGGCGAGTGAAGGCGTCGTCAGAGGCGTGGTCGACACGCTGATGAAGGTCATCCAGGCGCTGGAAGAGGCCGGGGTGGAACTGATCGGCGAGAACCAGGCCAGCGAGCGCGGCGGCAGGGGCGTGCGCCTCAAGGCCACCGTGGCGCAGAACTCGCAGGGCTGA
- a CDS encoding SulP family inorganic anion transporter — translation MDQVRRAMHHHARPTFAELFTPKLVTVLREGYTLAHLRADTVAGLTVAIVALPLSMAIAIASGVTPERGLYTSIIGGFIISALGGSRFQIGGPAGAFIVLVAATVARAGVDGLLLATMMAGVFLLVIGYLRLGTYIKFIPYPVTVGFTAGIAVIIFSGQIVELLGLKLAGKEPGPLVPKLIAIGEAAGTINPAAAFVAVLTIAAIALLKRWRPKWPAMLIAIGLASLVVTLFALPAETIGTRYGGIPRSLQWPSLPPVTLAKMIDVLPDAISFALLGAIESLLSAVVADGMSGRRHRSNCELVAQGFANIVSALFGGICATGTIARTATNVRAGAHGPVSGMLHSLILLVLMLAAAPLASYIPLAALAGVLAVVCWDMFEKQAFATLLRASRGDALVLMATFLIVIFRDLTEGIVVGFVLGSILFIDRMAKSIAVEADQTLVPEDVADRPSAYDSSEAADADTVVYRISGAFFFGAASTVGAVLDRIADQRRNFILDCSAVPFFDSTAANVIEGAAHKAKRAGVRFIIAGAAPQTRRMLINHGVKRPLVTYAASIRDARAQLKGT, via the coding sequence ATGGATCAGGTCCGGCGGGCAATGCATCACCACGCGCGACCGACATTCGCCGAGCTTTTCACGCCGAAGCTGGTCACAGTGCTGCGTGAGGGCTACACGCTCGCGCATTTGCGGGCCGATACGGTCGCCGGACTGACAGTCGCCATCGTCGCGCTGCCGCTTTCGATGGCGATCGCGATCGCGTCCGGCGTGACGCCCGAGCGCGGGCTCTACACCTCGATCATCGGCGGCTTCATAATCTCGGCGCTCGGCGGCAGCCGCTTCCAGATCGGCGGCCCGGCCGGCGCCTTCATCGTGCTGGTGGCGGCGACCGTCGCCCGCGCCGGTGTCGACGGCCTGCTGCTCGCGACCATGATGGCCGGGGTCTTCCTGCTCGTCATCGGCTATCTGAGGCTCGGCACCTACATCAAGTTCATTCCCTATCCGGTGACCGTCGGCTTTACGGCCGGCATCGCCGTGATCATCTTCTCCGGCCAGATCGTCGAGCTGCTCGGCCTCAAGCTCGCCGGCAAGGAGCCCGGGCCGCTGGTGCCGAAGCTGATTGCGATCGGCGAGGCGGCCGGCACGATCAATCCGGCGGCGGCGTTCGTGGCGGTGCTCACCATCGCGGCGATCGCCCTTCTCAAGCGCTGGCGGCCGAAATGGCCGGCGATGCTGATCGCCATCGGGCTGGCCTCGCTGGTGGTGACCCTGTTTGCGCTGCCGGCGGAGACGATCGGCACGCGTTACGGCGGCATCCCGCGCAGCCTGCAGTGGCCTTCCCTTCCGCCGGTGACCCTGGCCAAGATGATCGACGTGCTGCCGGACGCCATCTCCTTCGCGCTGCTCGGCGCGATCGAATCGCTGCTGTCGGCGGTCGTCGCCGACGGCATGAGCGGGCGCCGGCACCGCTCCAACTGCGAACTGGTGGCGCAGGGCTTCGCCAACATCGTCTCCGCGCTGTTCGGCGGCATCTGCGCCACCGGCACCATCGCCCGCACCGCCACCAATGTGCGGGCGGGCGCGCACGGCCCGGTCTCGGGCATGCTGCATTCGCTGATCCTGCTCGTCCTGATGCTGGCGGCGGCGCCGTTGGCGAGCTACATCCCGCTTGCCGCGCTGGCCGGCGTGCTAGCCGTCGTGTGCTGGGACATGTTCGAGAAGCAAGCCTTCGCCACGCTGCTGCGAGCCTCGCGCGGCGACGCGCTGGTGTTGATGGCGACATTCCTCATCGTCATCTTCCGCGATCTCACCGAAGGCATCGTCGTCGGCTTCGTGCTGGGGTCGATCCTGTTCATCGACCGCATGGCCAAGTCGATCGCCGTCGAAGCCGACCAGACGCTGGTGCCGGAAGACGTCGCCGATCGGCCGAGCGCCTATGATTCCAGCGAGGCGGCCGATGCCGACACCGTCGTCTATCGCATCTCCGGCGCCTTCTTCTTCGGCGCCGCCTCGACCGTCGGCGCGGTGCTCGACCGCATCGCCGACCAACGGCGGAACTTCATCCTCGACTGCTCGGCGGTGCCGTTCTTCGATTCCACCGCCGCCAATGTCATCGAGGGCGCGGCGCACAAGGCCAAACGCGCGGGCGTTCGCTTCATCATCGCGGGTGCTGCGCCGCAGACCCGGCGCATGCTGATCAACCACGGTGTCAAGCGGCCGCTGGTGACCTATGCCGCCTCGATCCGCGATGCGCGGGCGCAGCTTAAAGGAACGTAG
- a CDS encoding DMT family transporter, translating to MSEAVKTPSPTGAVSPMIPVLVCALAIFLLSGMDAAMKSLVIAVGVYNTLLWRSTVAALVAGAAWSAGTRSRPTLRVLGLHALRAAIVGVVLVSFFWGLARLPLAEAVGLSFVAPLFALFLAALLLGERIRRQAVWASLAGIAGVAIILAGQFGQASYSQDALLGTAAVLVSTVFYGYNLILARQQALLAKPVEIMLFQNLCVAIMLGLAAPWLAVALPRDLWLPLAGVTMLSLTGQFLMSWSYARAEAQYLIPTEYSAFIWAIALGWFFFGEEVAGTTLIGACLIVAGCLIAARANPKLAEPIEATV from the coding sequence ATGAGCGAAGCCGTGAAGACACCCAGCCCGACCGGCGCCGTTTCCCCGATGATCCCCGTGCTGGTATGCGCGCTCGCCATCTTCCTGCTGTCCGGGATGGATGCGGCGATGAAGTCCCTGGTCATAGCGGTCGGCGTGTACAATACGCTGCTGTGGCGCAGCACGGTCGCAGCCCTTGTCGCGGGCGCGGCCTGGTCGGCAGGGACGCGCTCGAGACCGACCCTTCGAGTGCTGGGACTGCATGCGCTGCGCGCGGCGATTGTCGGCGTCGTTCTCGTCTCGTTCTTCTGGGGGCTCGCCAGGCTGCCGCTCGCGGAGGCGGTCGGGCTCAGTTTCGTCGCGCCCTTGTTTGCCCTCTTCCTCGCCGCGCTGCTGCTGGGCGAGCGAATCCGGCGGCAGGCCGTGTGGGCGTCGCTGGCCGGCATCGCCGGCGTCGCCATCATATTGGCGGGCCAATTCGGGCAGGCGAGCTATTCGCAGGATGCCCTGCTCGGTACGGCGGCCGTGCTCGTGTCGACGGTGTTCTATGGCTACAACCTGATCCTCGCCCGGCAGCAGGCGCTGTTGGCCAAGCCGGTCGAGATCATGCTGTTCCAGAATCTTTGCGTCGCGATCATGCTTGGCCTCGCCGCGCCGTGGCTTGCCGTCGCGCTTCCGCGCGACCTCTGGCTTCCGCTCGCCGGCGTGACGATGCTGTCGCTCACCGGCCAGTTCCTGATGAGTTGGTCTTACGCCCGCGCCGAGGCGCAATATCTGATCCCAACGGAATACTCGGCCTTCATCTGGGCGATCGCGCTTGGCTGGTTCTTCTTCGGCGAGGAGGTGGCCGGGACCACGCTGATCGGGGCATGCCTCATCGTTGCCGGCTGCCTGATCGCCGCGCGCGCCAACCCCAAACTTGCCGAGCCCATCGAAGCGACGGTTTGA
- a CDS encoding ATP/GTP-binding protein: MKTLIASTILAFLGAATVTAAEAGEIWRAGGFEQPESALFDAASNRIVVSNIAGNPGEADGNGYLSLLSPDGKVVTRHWADGMDAPKGMAIAGGRLYVADITKVRVVDLASGRLVASIEVPNAVFLNDMTSDASGKVYVTDMLADAIYRIGGDKPELFVKDALLASPNGIFADGARLVVASWGKGIKPDFSTARPGGLLSVDLASRTVTPLPGAQEFADLDGVIAIGDSIYATAYMTGTLYRYKAGGTPEVVATFKPGSADIGSNGNSTIYVPLMNEGEIAALKID, encoded by the coding sequence ATGAAGACCCTGATCGCTTCGACCATTCTCGCCTTTCTCGGCGCAGCAACGGTCACCGCCGCCGAGGCCGGCGAAATCTGGCGCGCCGGCGGATTCGAGCAGCCGGAATCGGCCCTGTTCGATGCCGCCAGCAACCGCATCGTCGTCTCCAACATCGCCGGCAACCCCGGCGAGGCCGACGGCAACGGCTACCTGTCGCTGCTGTCCCCGGACGGCAAGGTCGTCACCCGCCATTGGGCAGACGGCATGGACGCGCCCAAGGGCATGGCGATCGCCGGCGGCAGGCTTTATGTCGCCGACATCACCAAGGTCCGTGTCGTCGACCTGGCCAGCGGCAGGCTGGTCGCGAGCATCGAGGTGCCGAACGCCGTTTTCCTCAACGACATGACATCGGACGCCTCCGGCAAGGTCTATGTCACGGACATGCTGGCCGACGCGATCTACCGCATCGGCGGCGACAAGCCGGAGTTGTTCGTCAAGGACGCGCTGCTGGCTTCTCCCAACGGCATCTTCGCCGACGGCGCAAGGCTCGTCGTCGCGTCCTGGGGCAAGGGCATCAAGCCCGATTTCAGCACCGCGCGACCGGGCGGCCTGCTGTCGGTCGACCTTGCCAGCAGGACGGTGACGCCTTTGCCGGGGGCTCAAGAATTCGCCGACCTCGACGGTGTCATCGCCATCGGCGACAGCATCTATGCCACCGCCTACATGACCGGCACACTTTACCGCTACAAGGCCGGCGGCACACCGGAGGTGGTCGCGACTTTCAAGCCCGGCAGCGCCGACATCGGCAGCAACGGCAACTCGACCATCTATGTCCCGTTGATGAACGAAGGCGAGATCGCGGCGCTGAAGATCGACTGA
- a CDS encoding helix-turn-helix transcriptional regulator: protein MNAPIFEALKRTLKAKGLTYRMLAERMGVSEPTVKRIFHERNCKLDRLMEICAAAEVELENVLGSMNRGPGPANHVAPEIERRLAARPALLFVFIMLSEKFTPEGIMRSQGLSEASMFLYLRDLEELGLVALGRGLSARLLVETPIQWDFEGPLKPHFETTNKNFIGWAIGHLDRQATFVSFSRRMRPETAEMLRREAEELAERARLLAHHDQHTTPEDQLIGYKWTFAFGATPFPAIMPIGPHPRDASARRTAGKPSVPA, encoded by the coding sequence ATGAACGCTCCGATCTTCGAGGCGCTCAAGCGGACGCTGAAGGCGAAGGGCCTGACCTATCGCATGCTGGCCGAACGCATGGGCGTTTCCGAGCCGACGGTGAAGCGCATCTTCCACGAGCGCAACTGCAAGCTCGACCGTCTGATGGAGATCTGCGCCGCCGCTGAGGTGGAGCTGGAGAACGTGCTCGGCTCGATGAACCGGGGGCCGGGGCCGGCCAACCACGTCGCGCCGGAGATCGAGCGCAGACTGGCGGCGCGGCCGGCGCTGCTCTTCGTCTTCATCATGTTATCGGAGAAATTCACCCCCGAAGGCATCATGCGCTCGCAGGGTCTGAGCGAGGCCTCGATGTTCCTCTATCTGCGCGATCTGGAGGAGCTCGGGCTGGTGGCGCTCGGGCGCGGCCTGTCGGCGAGGCTGCTGGTCGAAACGCCCATCCAGTGGGATTTCGAGGGGCCGCTGAAACCGCATTTCGAGACGACCAACAAGAACTTCATCGGCTGGGCGATCGGCCATCTGGACAGGCAAGCGACGTTCGTCAGCTTCTCGCGCAGGATGCGGCCCGAGACGGCAGAGATGTTGCGGCGCGAGGCGGAGGAACTGGCCGAGCGCGCCAGGCTGCTTGCCCATCACGACCAGCACACGACTCCCGAGGATCAGCTCATCGGCTACAAATGGACCTTTGCTTTCGGCGCGACCCCGTTTCCGGCGATCATGCCGATCGGGCCGCACCCGAGAGATGCCAGCGCCCGGCGCACTGCCGGGAAGCCCAGCGTGCCGGCCTAG
- a CDS encoding lipo-like protein: protein MSAPADTLLDRIGRWLAGRLQDESSGYEPYTPSDAETLRRTLQPGDILLIEGNQKISAVIKYLTQSTWSHAAFYVGDVLAEPDDGSERPRLIEVTLGEGCVAVPLSRYRTYNTRICRASGLTPEDRDKVVAFMIGKLGLRYDLKNIFDMLRYFMPMPPVPVRWRRRMLAFGSGDPTRAICSTLIAEAYGQIRYPVLPEITRAPGRASAQSSYMRREILHIRHHSLYTPRDFDLSPFFRIVKPTLEYGFDYRAVTWEDKIAEAKAAE, encoded by the coding sequence ATGAGTGCGCCAGCCGACACCCTTCTCGATCGAATTGGCCGCTGGCTTGCCGGCCGCCTGCAGGACGAGTCCTCGGGTTACGAGCCCTATACGCCGTCCGATGCCGAAACCTTGCGCCGCACACTGCAGCCCGGCGACATCCTGCTCATCGAGGGCAACCAGAAGATCTCGGCGGTCATCAAGTATCTGACCCAGTCGACCTGGTCGCATGCCGCCTTCTATGTCGGTGACGTCCTGGCCGAACCGGACGACGGGTCGGAACGCCCGCGCCTGATCGAGGTGACGCTCGGCGAGGGTTGCGTCGCCGTGCCGCTGTCGCGCTACCGCACCTACAACACGCGCATCTGCCGCGCGAGCGGGCTCACCCCGGAGGATCGCGACAAGGTCGTCGCCTTCATGATCGGCAAGCTGGGTCTCCGGTACGACCTCAAGAACATCTTCGACATGCTGCGCTATTTCATGCCGATGCCGCCGGTGCCGGTGCGCTGGCGCCGCCGCATGCTGGCCTTCGGCTCCGGCGACCCGACACGCGCCATCTGCTCGACGCTGATCGCCGAGGCCTATGGCCAGATACGCTATCCGGTCCTGCCCGAGATCACCCGCGCGCCCGGACGTGCCTCGGCACAGTCGAGCTACATGCGCCGCGAAATCCTGCACATTCGCCACCATTCGCTCTACACGCCGCGCGATTTCGACCTGTCGCCCTTCTTCCGCATCGTCAAGCCGACGCTGGAGTACGGCTTCGATTACCGGGCCGTAACCTGGGAGGACAAGATTGCCGAGGCCAAGGCCGCGGAATAG
- a CDS encoding CHAD domain-containing protein — translation MSFRIDPRLPLTGEVRRILAAEIGKALGHLEKARDMPEQGLHKCRKRLKSIRALLRLVRSGDESFWQTENECYRQVSALLAGPREATALIETLDRLSDAFPKQSAGGGLDSVRERLVLRQHELHAGPGLDAAINAAIAACQEGLERTDGLSLPDQPERAADILAEGARATLRRARKALDKAGSRGGADDFHELRTAAKTHSMHLSLLGRLWPTPIKARRKAVDKLGELLGELHDVFVMRALLEADGEPLGPPGETRLLRKLLKRSQKSLTRACLAEAAELFDDSPRRSARKLARKARGDLTAPPAETSAATA, via the coding sequence ATGAGCTTTCGCATTGATCCGCGCCTTCCGCTGACCGGCGAGGTCCGGCGCATATTGGCCGCAGAGATCGGCAAGGCGCTCGGCCATCTCGAAAAGGCGCGCGACATGCCGGAGCAGGGGCTGCACAAGTGCCGCAAGCGGCTGAAGAGCATCCGCGCCTTGCTGCGCCTGGTTCGTTCCGGAGACGAATCCTTCTGGCAGACCGAAAACGAGTGCTACAGGCAGGTCTCGGCGCTGCTTGCCGGCCCGCGCGAGGCGACCGCTCTGATCGAGACCCTCGATCGCCTGTCGGACGCCTTTCCGAAACAGAGCGCTGGTGGCGGTCTTGATTCCGTGCGCGAGCGGCTGGTGTTGCGCCAGCACGAGCTTCATGCCGGGCCCGGCCTTGACGCCGCCATAAACGCGGCGATAGCCGCCTGTCAGGAAGGGCTCGAGCGGACCGACGGCCTGTCGCTTCCCGATCAGCCGGAGCGGGCGGCGGACATATTGGCCGAGGGCGCGCGCGCCACCTTGCGGCGAGCCAGGAAGGCCCTGGACAAGGCCGGCTCGCGCGGCGGGGCCGACGACTTTCACGAATTGCGCACGGCGGCCAAGACGCACTCCATGCATCTGTCGCTGCTCGGTCGCCTGTGGCCGACGCCGATCAAGGCCCGCCGCAAAGCGGTCGACAAGCTCGGCGAGCTGCTCGGCGAATTGCACGATGTCTTCGTCATGCGCGCGTTGCTCGAGGCCGATGGCGAGCCGCTCGGGCCGCCCGGCGAGACCAGGCTTCTGCGCAAGCTCCTGAAACGCTCGCAGAAGAGCCTGACCAGGGCCTGCCTTGCCGAGGCCGCGGAATTGTTCGATGACAGCCCCAGGCGTTCGGCCAGGAAGCTGGCGCGCAAGGCGCGGGGCGATCTCACGGCGCCTCCGGCGGAAACGAGCGCGGCCACGGCCTGA
- a CDS encoding CYTH domain-containing protein codes for MVKEVERKFLVASSAWRDRAEAHIRIRQFYLAAAPGRTVRVRISDDNSARLTLKFGSSARERDEFEYPIPLADAEEMMAFAVGRVIDKTRHHVRHRGYLYEVDVFGGVLAGLVVAELETPEDVPGEMLPDWLGREVTGEQRFYNASLALGGIPEIAA; via the coding sequence ATGGTCAAGGAAGTCGAACGCAAGTTCCTGGTCGCCAGTTCCGCCTGGCGCGATCGGGCCGAGGCGCATATTCGCATCCGCCAGTTCTATCTTGCGGCGGCGCCGGGGCGCACCGTGCGGGTGCGCATCAGCGATGACAACTCCGCCCGGCTGACGTTGAAGTTCGGCAGCAGCGCGCGCGAGCGCGACGAGTTCGAATATCCGATCCCGCTGGCCGATGCCGAGGAGATGATGGCCTTCGCCGTCGGACGTGTCATCGACAAGACACGCCACCATGTTAGGCACCGCGGCTATCTTTATGAAGTCGATGTCTTCGGGGGAGTTCTCGCCGGTCTGGTGGTCGCGGAACTGGAAACGCCGGAGGACGTACCGGGCGAAATGCTGCCGGACTGGCTCGGTCGCGAGGTCACCGGCGAACAAAGGTTCTACAACGCGTCGCTCGCCCTCGGGGGAATTCCGGAGATCGCCGCATGA